The following is a genomic window from Marinobacter sp. NP-4(2019).
CCGACAAAGCTGATGGCCTGAACTCGTTTGTCCTCCAGAAGCGTGTCGACTGCTTCTTTGTCGCCATTAACCACGTTCATGACGCCATTCGGAAGTCCCGCCTCCTGCAACAGCTGTGCAATAAACAGCGTGGAGCTGGGGTCACGCTCGGATGGCTTGAGAATAAAGCAGTTACCACAGACCAATGCCATCGGGTACATCCACAGCGGAACCATGGCGGGGAAGTTGAACGGTGTAATACCCGCCACCACGCCCAGGGGCTGGAATTCGCTCCAGGCGTCGATATTCGGGCCAACGTTACGGCTGTGCTCGCCTTTCAGAAGTTCAGGCGCGCCACAGGCGTATTCGACGTTCTCGATGCCACGCTGCAACTCTCCCATGGCATCATGACTGATCTTGCCGTGCTCTTCGCCGATCATTTTGCATATACGGTCAGCATTGCGCTCAAGCAGCTCCTTGAACCGGAACATAATGCGAGCACGCTTGATCGGCGGAATCGCGCGCCACTCCGGGAAAGCTGCCTGAGCGGCAGCGATGGCTTCTTCAACGGTGTTGCGCGATGCCAGCAGCACCTCGCGGGATACCTCACCAGTCGAGGGGTTGAAGACAGGCTGGCGACGCTCGCTCTCGTTATTGATTTCACCGTTGATCAGGTGTCCGACTGTGTTCATTGCAATGTCCTCTGTTCATTCGCGCCCATGAGCGCGGTGTGGTCGTAAATGTTGGGGGGGGGGGGTTACCAGAGTTTTTCGTAAAGCTGGACGATCTCTTCAGCCGTCGGCACCTTTGGATTATTTCCCGGCGAGCCTGATTGCAGCGCCTGCTCTGCCATCGTTGGCATCAGATCAAAGAATTCGTTTCGGTCAATGCCAAACATCTCCGGAGTGGGTACCTGCAGTTCATCGTTGAGTGCATGCAGTTCATCCAGCAACTTTTGGTTCGCACGCTCCGTACTATCGGATTGTTGAGCGACACCCATTGCGCGAGCACAATCGGCGTAACGCTCTTCCGCTGCCGGAATCGAGAACTCCGTCACGGCCGGAAGCAGCATGGCATTAGAGAGACCGTGGGGAACGTGAAAAGCGGCGCCGATGGGCCGGCTCATACCATGAACCAGGGCAACGGACGCGTTCGAGAACGCCACACCGGCCAAAGTGGATCCCAGCATCATGGCTTCTCGGGCCTCCTGATCTGCGCCGTTCTTATAGGCCCGGCGGAGATTCGGACCAATCAGACGCATGGCGGACAGCGCCTGGCTGTCGCTGTAGGGGCTTGCCTTGCGGCTGACATAGGCCTCCATGGCATGAGTCAGCGCATCGATACCCGTATCCGCAGTGATTCGCGGCGGCAGTGACAGTGTCAGATTGAAGTCCACCAGGGCTGCAATCGGCATAAAGCCGATGCCGACACAGAGCATCTTCTCGTCGTTGGTCTCATCCGTGATGATGGTGAATCGGGTAACTTCAGAACCGGTGCCTGCTGTGGTCGGAATCGCTATGATCGGCAGTCCGGCCTGATTAACGATCCGGGGGAACTTGTAATCCCGCATTTCGCCACCAAACTTGCCCAGAATGCCGATGGCCTTGGCGCTGTCGATAGGACTGCCTCCACCCAGTGCAATAATGCAGTCGTAACTGCCGCTACGAACACGCTCAACACCCGCCTGGATAGAACCGACTGTCGGCTCCGGCACGGTATCGTCAAGGACCTCAGCGCTCAGGTTATGCTCCGCCAGTCTGGACTGGATGATTCCGGCATATCCCAGCTCAACCATCATCTTGTCGGTGATGATCAGCGGGCGGCTGCAACCGAGGCTTTCAAGCACAGCCGGAACCTGTTCAGAGGCACCGGCACCGATTTGCATTACACGTGGAAGGATCACTTGTGTTGACATACTGGCTCCTCTTGCCATCAATTCTGTCCGGGTAGACACTCGTGTGGCCAATTTTGGGGTGCACGGGGCCGTCTGGCCCTGCTGCCCAGATTGAAAATCAAGTGCTCAGGGAGGCTCTGCTTTGGAAAAAAGCAGAGCCGCTTTTGATCAGATGTTTCCGGGGACGGGTGTCACCGCTGGCACCTCAGGCTCGGGATCACTGCTCCTGCCAGAGAATCGCGCGAAGCGGGATGCCGACCGCTGCGGTAGAACCTCCGCCCTCAGGGAGGCGAGCAGGCCATATATCGCCATAATCAGGATGAATGAGAAAGGCAGTGCTGCCACGATCGAGGCAGTCTGAAGCGCCTTGAGGCCTCCAGCCAGAAGCAGCACCGCTGCTACCGCGCCAATTGCCGCTCCCCAGAACACCCGATAGCGGGGCAGAGGGTTGGTCTCTCCCATGGAGATCAGGGTGCAGATCACCAGCGTTGCAGAATCTGATGAAGTCACGAAGTAGGTCACCAACAGGATGGCGCAGATGCACGCCATCAGGATCACCATTGCCTGGCTCTCCGTCATCAGCTCAATGGTGGCGAACAGTGCCATCGTAGTATCCTTGTTGACGGCTTCCACCACGCCGCCGTTGCCAAACAGCTCCAGGTACATTGCCGTGTTGCCAAAGATGGTAATCCAGACTGCCGCCAGCAGGGTCGGTGCGACCAGTACGCCCAGGACAAACTCACGGATAGTGCGGCCCTTGGAGATGCGAGCAATGAAGATGCCGCAGAAGGGAGCCCAGGCAATCCACCAGCCCCAATAAAACACGGTCCACCAGCCCTGCCACTCGCTCTTCGGATCCGGGTCGACCCAGAAGCCGAGTTCAACCGTGTGCACCAGATAATCGCCAAGGTTGGTCACCAGAGCGCCAAGAATATAGGCGGTCGGCCCAACCACAACAAACAGACCGAGAATCACCATGGTGAGTTTCATGTTGATCTCGCTCAGCAACCGGATGCCTTTGTGCAAACCGGACATAACGGAAATCGTTGACAACACTGAAATAA
Proteins encoded in this region:
- a CDS encoding BCCT family transporter → MDNKKLMLRGSGLLARTNPVMAIGSGLLVLAFVLFTVVVPEYANSLYGNIKAFIATDLAWYYVAFMSLALMLSIWLVFSRYGDIRLGKDDDRPEFSNFSWFSMLFGAGIGIGILFWSIAEPIYHFQGTPLIEAGQEKTVAAAQVAMRVAIFHWGLHGWALFSLAGLTLAYFAYRKGLPLSIRSSLYPIFGDRIYGPIGHVADLLAVFGTVFGIATSLGLGAQQINAGLNYLVGIEVSVSTQVLLIAIISVLSTISVMSGLHKGIRLLSEINMKLTMVILGLFVVVGPTAYILGALVTNLGDYLVHTVELGFWVDPDPKSEWQGWWTVFYWGWWIAWAPFCGIFIARISKGRTIREFVLGVLVAPTLLAAVWITIFGNTAMYLELFGNGGVVEAVNKDTTMALFATIELMTESQAMVILMACICAILLVTYFVTSSDSATLVICTLISMGETNPLPRYRVFWGAAIGAVAAVLLLAGGLKALQTASIVAALPFSFILIMAIYGLLASLRAEVLPQRSASRFARFSGRSSDPEPEVPAVTPVPGNI
- a CDS encoding iron-containing alcohol dehydrogenase, yielding MSTQVILPRVMQIGAGASEQVPAVLESLGCSRPLIITDKMMVELGYAGIIQSRLAEHNLSAEVLDDTVPEPTVGSIQAGVERVRSGSYDCIIALGGGSPIDSAKAIGILGKFGGEMRDYKFPRIVNQAGLPIIAIPTTAGTGSEVTRFTIITDETNDEKMLCVGIGFMPIAALVDFNLTLSLPPRITADTGIDALTHAMEAYVSRKASPYSDSQALSAMRLIGPNLRRAYKNGADQEAREAMMLGSTLAGVAFSNASVALVHGMSRPIGAAFHVPHGLSNAMLLPAVTEFSIPAAEERYADCARAMGVAQQSDSTERANQKLLDELHALNDELQVPTPEMFGIDRNEFFDLMPTMAEQALQSGSPGNNPKVPTAEEIVQLYEKLW